The DNA region AATGAAAGGATGGAAAATGACAGGAAGAAATTATGtaaaagaaatatgaattaGATGAACCAAGAAGAAATGCAAACTAAAGGAGAAAGTGAAATGcaataaattagaaatttattatatatgatgttAACATGATATATAGactatttatatatgatttgattcaTCGATCCAACCAATTCTAACACTCCACAATTAATTCTCCTATCGTTTTTGTGCAAATTAaagacaacttttttttttttcagaaataatTCCAAATCTTTGCTTGTATtgaatttacttaaaatttacatataataatgtatttatttgtgtgtGATTCAGTGAATGGTCATTAGCATCTCAAGCAACATCTTCTGCCAATCTCATTTACAtggaaaaaaatcattcaatgcAATTTCCTCACAAAGAATCCAGCACCAATTATATTGTTTGCAACAGTCAATGTTCccttttaaaacaattttttaacagTTCATATATATGTTCCACGGAtgtagatttaaaaaaaaggaaaaatctacTAGTTAAGGACCATGGGGTAGATTTCGTTTAGTCTAAatgatttatacaaaatataatcgaaattaaaaaaaaaaaaacattataacaTTACTTAGTAGACCTTTAAATGGCCTCAACAATTTGTAAACACATATGGCTGAACTTAGACTTGATAGTTTATATTATAGGATCGTGTTCGTAttatatcaattcaaaatttggatTGAAGACTTTAAACCCTAActtaagttgaaataaaattatattaaaattttttaaccctaaacagaatataaatattttttaattgatctaacttgattcaaattaactcaaattatgtaACAGATAAAGTTGTATCAAAACATAACATGTAACATATAATTTGTTACAAAACAGTATACTTTGTAATATGTCATTCAATAACAtgatttttacaaaaaaataaaaaaacacacacaaaaaaacattttgacataaaattatactttgtcaaaataaaattgttctattttgggttaatattaatagtttgtttattatcttttatcaaTTAGAGGGATAAAAAAAGACTAATATCATAATCAAGAACTCAAATAAGTATACAACTTCAACTTCAGAATAATGTTATCAATAATCaacttgttaaatatttaaaaattttaattttcaattcatataataaatgttattgttataaaaactaactattaaCAAGTATATGAATACGACatactaaattcaaattaatagtaCTTATACACactaatggaaaaaaaaaagaactacaAGTAGTTTTTTACAAGTTTAtcaaaaaaagttattatattaaaacaaatatttttaatagaaattaataaatttatgccAAAAGCCCTAAGATTAGCTCTTCCAAGTTGACGTCTAGTTAATATGTACAATGTttgaaagaataaaactatttaaaggTTAATTTAAAGTGACTATCATAGTTGAgctaataaaataactaaaattaagttataattagaaaaattgttCTTCATTCGCTACCTCGTCAAAGtatttggtaaaaaaattgtaattttctcCTCTTATCTCTTCCCCCATTGGATTGCACCCTATCTTTTCAATTCTTCAAATCTTTCTCATATAATAATGGCGACAACGAAACAAACaaggttgaaaaaaaaaaaaaaagaagaaagaattattGTAGGGTTATGGAGGATGGGGTGGAgaaagggaagaagaaaaaagatggtGACAAATAAGAATAAGACAGACaaacaagaaagaaataaaagaagttaactggtatttttgtcttttcactaaCTTTACAATCAAAGTTGACAAATTTTTGTAGCAGAACTAGACAATGGATGAGAAAATTGAATTTGCAAAATTAAAAGGAGGAAGACATGTAGAGTTTGTTTCAATAAACCTCAAGTGAGAAATTGTAGTTTTgccttaatttaatttcaaacaaatGCTACTATTTACTAGCCTAGTTAGTATATGTATGAAGGGAAAAGAAATAGGTAAACAAATTATGTAAGTATGATATAACAAATGATGAAAGTATGTTtgtaaaaatatagttataaaatttggatataaaacatatatatatggcataatacaatatattatcaatattacgatttaaaaatataataatatcaatcgTAATTATGACACTTTTTATGGAACatctagttaaaaaaaaaaatcattgtagCATTTTAATCAAACCATTTAACTGGccattaaatctaatatattacaatatatacataattgatttttaaattatagtgtCAATACTTTTAAACACAATCAAGATTCAATTATAGTCCCTCTCAAATacataacataattaattaataaattacaatagttaatttttctatcttatataaaaaaatttaacaattaaatattatttatatcccacttttatgttttatagctgagtcaaatttaagtgatataattatcatcttcaagaattgaaaaacactttatgaataaatattaataataaaaagaaccttaaaccctaaattaaaagaatagagatattatatcatttttctaaaattttatttcatcctACATCTTTTGTCCAAActgaaaagaattttaaatcCCAATAATTGTGTTACCAAATAGGATTAATCAtacctatattttttttatatgtggaTAAAGATTAAACTCTAATGTCaaataataaagatgaaaaaggatttattagaatattatcaattaaattcaaattttctataCAACTAAAACAATAAAAGTCAAAATCTATTATTGCAAGATTGTTTTGATATAAATCTGACAAAGTAATAAGTTTCTTATTATGATACTATAATCAAATCATCGATGTAAACTATCGTTTCTAAGCACCAACAcaatgaaagataaaatgatgagtTGATAGTaagaattagaaataaatttaaaattaaaaaaaaaatagagagtaTGAGGGATTTTcgattttgaaagaaaagaaatacaaCGTGCCACTGTTTGAgttgagttttatatattttatataaaagtaaaacaatatcattttgtgttttataaaacatgtcattttatcttttgttaaagaaaaaaattaaaaaatatagtaacataAAATACTAATGTTTAATACAAGGTTAATATGACGagcaaataaaatatgtatcttacacattttagttataaaaatatgatcaaatatatttaaaatcataaaatatgataaacacGTATAATACGTTAATAAAATGTGAATATACTGGCCgaacatatttaaaatgataaaatacaataaataagtataatacACTAACAAAACACGAATTTACTAACTCACCTTACTAGTACCTAGTCTTAAAAAGCAAATAACTTTGGATTACTGTGGTCATTTCTCAAAAACTGCAAACAGAGTAGTCTCTTtcatttgattttcattttccaaGCAACCAAACAAactcattaatttcttttacttGACCAAGTGCACTGATAATTTATTGAACGGTCATTAGCATCTCAAGCAACATCTTCTGTCAATCTCATTGACTAGGAAAAATCATTCAATGCAAGTTCCTCACAGAAAATTCAGCAGTAAATTATATTACTTGCTGCAGTCATTGTTCCTTTAAAATCAATCGTTTAACAGTTCAAATATATGTTCCTCggatgtaaataaaaaatagaaaaatctaaatGATTTATACAAAATGTGATCAAAAAGCGAGCTTATGGCTGCATTTACCTATGTTTTTAGGCTTATTTTATCTGGAAATTTGAAGATGCTATAAGAAAACACATTAatagtaactttttttttttttttgctactaattaaaaatagttgtaaaaactgatatataaaaattaaaacaaatttagtgcaaaaattaatttatgttttcaactcaaaattcattttttgtaaCTAATTCTTagttaactaaatttttaactGCAAAATAGAGGTAAGCTTATTCCATAAGGAAATTTGTCAagaactaaattataatttttgcaaTTGAAATTTGAGTTGTAATAAATATGTTTGGCAACTATAACTTTATTCgtgaaatatttaattaaaattaattttttacaactaattttttagttgtaagtaattttgttttgccaattcagtatttaattaaaaaataatttcatcattttggtGCCTCCTTGTTTCCACTAGAAGGAAATTGATGATaactaaattgttattttgataactacaattttaattatacataaatttatttggcaattataatttgagttgtgaaatatggtttacaaaatatataacattaaattaattttatgagagTCTAGCTAGAGAAGAAAATTAACAGATGATTTATGATTGATATTAAACCATATAGATGtatctaattaataaattttaatataaattatgtcaatatatttttattgaaattattaaaacactattctttttattattatattctttcgtaataatttatatactcttGAGGCCTCAAACTAAgcgaattaaacttgaattggtatttggtttgatttgaaccaaattcaaGCTGTAATTTTAGTTCGACAACTAGATCAGAGTTTGGCTTGAATTTTCATTCAGTGATAGTGTTTATCCCGCTGGCAACACTATatctagacctggccacgggccggtttggcccgtgaaccggaccgaaaccagCCCGCCTAAAATCGGAACCGGAACCGgactgaaccggaaccgaaaccgtggtTCTACGGTTCAGTTTCGGTTTACACAAATTGGAATCgtgaaaccgccggttcacacctgatttatgaaccggcggtttactgtgctgaactgaaaaaatttgaattttttttttaatttgttttgattttttttgaatttttttaaaaaagccaacggttccctgcgcagggaaccgttggcttgaagggaaaattgcaggggaccaatcccctgcaattttcagagaaaatgcAGGGGACCAAGGTGccctgcaatttctctgaatctcaattcacccccttatttttaatttttttcaaaaaagttttttcctatatatactcctccaaatttcattctctcaaattttaatctttctactctctcactcaatccttcaaactctcattctcattctttaaattcttaatattctctcaatctttcaattcaatcaaattttcttaaatttaattaaattctttcttaattttttattaatttcaatttcaattttttttatataattcataattaattatagaatttatttatataattaattttatttattatttatttattatattttataattaatcatataatttatttatataattaattttatttattgtaattaagtccaagcctttcttttaattttcaattattgtaattaataatttaaaaattaatcaagatcatgtattagaattaactgttcaatatcggtttcgaactgaaaccgtcggttccgaaccggggccatgaaccagAACCGGTGGTTCCGAACCGTgaacgaaccgtcctgttacggtttcgattcagggtccttatattttcgaaccgtgaaccggcggttccgaaccgaaaccgacggttcatgaaccgtggccaggtctaactATATCTCTTTGATGATACTATTCATCTCtttagtgatattatttatcctaTTAATGATACTATCTACCTTTTTAGTAACATTATTTCCTCCTACCAATAACATTATTGATCTACCAACAACCTTTCGATAACATCTctcaatagtttgaatttggttcgaatttaatttaatatttaatatattattattaataaaaattaataaatagaataaaataaaataatattgctaataactattatatttataatttaatattatattattgcaatatttttattttaaaagtaaatataatattcaaattttgttaaagtaGTTACTTTGCCGTGGGTGTGAAATTTCCTCTTCCTGTGTCATTTAGCCTTGAGCCTCAACGTCTCCTCCTCAGATAAGTTGATTAATTCCGttctcttttaatattttcttctctctttttcaattgTCCTCTTATTTGATCATAATCATCtcattgttataaattttaaataactgaaaagagaattgaaaaaaaatgaaggtgAAAGGCTACAGGCAGAGTAATAAtcaatatatgcatatatgttaCAAATAAAGAGATGAGGGGATATTTATACTAGCTTTTGCCGCATCCAATTAGGATTGGATTCAAAGTGAGTTTATTCAGGCTCGAAACAAGCTTTACTCGAACAAGCCAGAGTCAAGCTTCCCTTAAACGAACCTAAATACAAATACGAGCTTagattttaagcaaaaaacgaACACAAACTCAAACCCGAACATAGGTTGagcgagccgagcttggctcacAAACCTctcactcaaatgaaaaaaaattttaacttagaaTAAATGACACCATTTATTCTCTAAAATAGGAGTCTGAAACCGAGCTTCCGAGCTTGAAATTTGAGCCCAAGCCAAAACACACGAGCttaaacactaaaattatgaaataagtCAAACATGAATATGTGTTTAACGAGTTCGACGAGCCGAAACCCGAGCCCGAGTTTGGACTTACCAAAAATGAGTCGGGTCCTGTTCGAGCTTGATTCGACTCATATCCAACCCTACCTCCAACCAACGAGattcaacaaattttgaaagGCCATTTAATGCATGCCAACCAAAGTCAATATCGTATGCCCAAATACATTATCTTTCATGGCCCATTTCCTTGCTGGTTGGGAAAATTATCTTCACGTCAATTAGTAGACCCTTAATTGACGTCaaccatttaaataaaattctccTAAATGCGCCTATATCTATGACAGAAAGAAGCTGGTCTTTTTTAAGGAGCATCTAAATAACTCAACGGTTTCTCAAGCAATGGAATTTTTGAAGGCTCTCTTCAGTAAACCTCTGCATCATTTCATCCACAAAGACTTCCATGAGATCGTTGCCCGGATGACTCTTATTGATAGATTTCTCTTCCTGGTAAGGCACTAGCTGTGACTCCAGTCTGATATTCCACAATAAACAAGCTTTTGCTTTCTTAAcagttattaaatttattctaAGTCTTTTTGCATAATTAAGTAATGGTCTTATGCAGATTGTACACTCCATTGATAAGTTAGGGATATGGCCGCATTTACCAGTGTTCTTAGGCTTATTTTATCTGGAAATACGGCGACATCTTCACCAGGAGTACAATTTATTCAACGTTGGAAAAACTCCCATTGGCCTTCGGTTTAATCCTGCCGATTTTCCTTATAGAACTGCAGATGGGAAATATAACGATCCTTTCAATGAAGCTGCAGGCAGCGAAGCTACTTTCTTTGGCAGAAATATTCTCCCTGTTGATCAAGAAAACAAGGTCTCTCCACACAGTGATCCctaaacaatttataaaatgCAAACAAATGGCAATTGCTAAAGATGAAATATTTAATACCATTTCTAAAGCTAAAATATTGAATctctataaatttattttaacttcaGTTTTGTGATGATATTGTATAGTTACTAAAACCAGATCCGATGGTGGTAGCCACAAAACTTTTAGCGAGAAAAAAATTTGTGGACACAGGAAAGCAGTTTAACATGATAGCAGCCTCTTGGATTCAGTTTATGATACATGACTGGGTTGATCACATGGAAGCTACCAAtcaggtgattttttttttcgaattttatagcTTCAATAAGAGAGAATGATATCTTAGTTTATTTTCCATCTTGCTTATTTTCCATCCTGCGtctttgaatttagaaataaagaaaaagacagCAAACAGTTTACTCGGTATATTACTaaatacattataatatattttgatttaaatttcacataaaaccattaaaattttgaaaataaggaaaattttcaaatcaaattaaaaaagtacGGTTTGGTCCGGTTTAGATTACAGTTTGAAcccattaaaattatttatttataaatatgtattatgttataaaattaattgaattataattttttaaaacataatattaacatgtaaagaaaatgataaaataaatatgaaaaaataaattgtgtacctaatttcttattaaaattttatcaaatataattgtatatatatgtatttaaaaaaatatatattttacagtttgattcaatttaaaaattgtctATACCATAACACAAactgaaaactatttttaaaaaatttatcaatccaaactaaactgtaatttttaaatggtttagttcagttttataatttgaatcgaattatgtACACCTCTAgtagagataaaacaatataatatcatttttaaaaattcagataaatctataacttcaattttaaaataatataattgataaccAACAAGATTAACAatcatttattgaatatttaaatttaatttttaattcatataataaatgtaactattataaatattaaaattattaacaaatatatggtACATCAAATATAACAAGTTTAAATCAATAGTATTTATAGCacactaacaaaaaaaaaaactataaatagttTTTAGCCATTTTTCCCaaaagagttattaaattaaaatgaatatcttCGGGTAATACGAATTTAGTGTTTAGTGATACAATCTTAATTTCTTTGTAAATTCAAATTagggataaaaattttatagattgaaACTTCTTCtatcaaatgaaaaagataaaggATAAAGATATTTTACAGTTATGatgttatgtaatattttgtttaaaatgttcGGATTAGTTCAGGTAAATTCAAGTTGGTTTCATATCAATTctaactcaattcaatttttaatggTCAATCCATACCCGACTCAAACAactttttttgtaaaaaaatcattatcttaatccaatttttttgtgttgtgtcatatcaaattaatcaatcatgtcaaattttgtttaatctaATATAGAGAAACCTACcgaaattctttcaattttaataaagaatttatttttttatgtaaattgttTCAATAAAgtttacattaaattttaatttccttgCGATAATTTTAAGTAGTTGATAGAAATTAAAGATGAAGGTAGAAAGAATTTCCGAACCTTCTATTCCCTAACTGCAGAGACTATTGAGCTCAACCCCAATTCCCAACCGCCACCTCGCCTCCCACATCCCCTCCCCTGTCGCACCGGTACTGAGTGTTTGATGTCGAAGGTGGATCGAGCGGGTGGCGGATCAGGGATTGGAAGTCCGTAAGTGCCGCGGTGGGGGTTCAGATTTGGTTCTCGTATCAATTATGGTCCCTTAAAGCGGAGGAATTTGAACCTATCCGCACAATATCAATCCACCACTTCTGAAACTAAAACCAAAATGACCCCATTTTGGTCAGTTTAGGTAAGAACTGGAATCGAAACATTATAAACTGGACAATTCCAGTTCCATCCGGTTCTTTTGTACACCCTTAGTAAAAagtgatttttaaataaattaaatcaattttaaaaaatgttttgacCTCAAGAGTCAGTCCACCGTTAAACAAACTTAGAATTGTAAGTCAAGTCTAATTCCCTAGTCCCAAGGTGAAAACTTATTTAATCAGAGAATTGATGTTTGCGCTATTGTCACCTCTCAAACTCTGACGTCTCACATAGACATTGGTGCAGACAGATTTTCCTATCGCTCATATTATCTTTGTTTAATATCACCATGCAATACAATGTGACACCCCGAAAATGACTTGATTATATATGCATGAGCAGATTGAGCTAACTGCACCGATCGAAGTGGCAAGCCAATGCCCCCTTGCTGCTTTCAAGTTCTACCAGACAAAGGAAGTCCCAACTGGCTTTTATGAGATCAAAAGTGGCTATATAAACATTCGTACTCCATGGTGGTAAGAAATGCTTGAATTTATTTCCTAAATACTAATTGCTTGTATTAGTTCAAGGactataaaattgttatataattatttaacccAGCTTGATCCAGTAGGCAGAAAAGTTGTAAATATTTGTTAACTAAAAAAGGCATCTAGTTCTTGCATTCTTCACTTTGAATTAATGGctataatattattcatgaaGGGATGGAAGTGCTATCTATGGAAGCACCGCCGAGAAATTGCAGAAAGTGAGGACGTTTAAAGACGGGAAGCTCAAAATATCAAAAGATGGCCTTCTTCTTCATGAAGCAAATGGAAATGCTTTGACAGGAGATGCTCGTAACTCTTGGGCAGGTGTCTCAACATTACAGGCTCTTTTCGTTCAAGAACATAATGCAGTTTGTGACGCCCTCAAGGTATTAATTCATTTTAGGGAAATTTAACtactttgatttaattaattaatattaatcatacTTAATTTTTGATGTTGCTAGAAAGAATATCCGGATTTAGATGACGAACAACTGTATCGTCATGCAAGACTAGTGACTTCAGCAGTGATTGCAAAGATCCATACCATTGATTGGACAGTCGAGCTTCTAAAAACTGATACTCTACTTGCAGGGATGCGTGCCAACTGGTAAacttttcaaccaaaatttaacctcttcaaattaccataatattacatataattttccATGTATTTCAGGTACGGATTGTTAGGTAAGAAATTCAAGGACACATTTGGGCATGTTGGAGGAGTCATATTAAGTGGCTTGGTTGGTTCAAAGAAGCCAGAAAATCACGGCGTCCCGTACTCCTTAACGGAGGAGTTCGTTGCTGTTTACCGGATGCACTCACTGATACCCGATGACCTTCGTCTCAGAGATATCACAGCGGCACCGGGACCCAATAAGTCTCCACCTTTGAAACGAAAGTAAGGCAAattcactcttatttttataatttttttgtcatccCATGCTAAGTTATTCCATCGGTTAATTGTCCAAAGGGTGcctattcaaaatttaatcggCCACAAGGGAGAAAAGCTCTTATCAGAAATTGGATTTGAACAGCAAATGGTTTCAATGGGTCACCAAGCTTGTGGTGCTTTACAGCTTTGGAACTATCCTATATGGATGAGGGACCTTGTAGCACAAAATGTGGATGGAACAGACAGGCCAAATCATGTGGACATGCCGGCTCTTGAAGGTATGTACATTCATTAAAATACCCAAAGATGATTAGTTTCATTTTGCTAACATCCGATCATCAATATGGTTGATGATACAGTTTACAGAGACAGGGAGAGAAAAATCGCGAGGTACAATCAATTCCGCAGGGCGCTCCTTCTGATTCCAATATCCAAATGGGAAGATCTAACAGACGATAAAGAAGAGATTAAATTGCTCAAAGAAGTTTATGGTGATAATGTTGAACAACTGGATCTTTTGGTTGGCCTCATGGcagagaaaaaaatcaaaggTTTTGCCATTAGTGAGACAGCTTTTGTAATTTTCCTTTTGATGGCTACCAGgtaaaataacatcaaagaTCGATTCTATATTTGCATACTTGTTTTTAAgagagattattttaaaatgcgGGTTGATATCGGTCATATATGCAGGAGACTCGAAGCTGATAGGTTTTTTACCAGCAATTTCAATGAGGAGACATACACAAAGAAAGGACTTCAATGGGTAAATACTACAGAGAGCCTTAAAGATGTATTAGACCGTCATTATCCGAAAATTACAGAGAAATGGATGAACTCAACAAGTGCGTTTTCGGTTTGGGACTCTCCTCCAAATGCCTATAATCCCATCCCTCTCTATCTTCGAGTTGCCAAGTGAAACGCTTACGTACCAAATAAGGTTTTTGGGCCAATGAGTCCAAGTGAAATTATCTTTCGACTCTTCCAAAccaagttttattatattattgggCTCGGCCTAAGAATgcaaattgtaatattttaaattttcaattacctataatattttgataattaattaatataattttgttataatatgaAATCAAAAGAGTAGGGTTTTATATAATCCAATTTGATgcaatttaatgattttttcaaactgaattgaaaaaacagtttagaaaaatttcaaatcaaataaactaaaaaacaCAATTTGGTTTAGATTGTATTACAGTTTGAAcctattaaaaatcaattacttataaatatttcattatagaTATGTATGGATATAAAACATGTTTGACtcatatcaaaaatattatgtTCACaactatcaaattttaaatttaaaagcactctcaaatttttttttaatttccaaaagccacatgaaaaaatcattaacacccctaaatttttgaaacattaACACCCCTATTTATATTTGtgcttataatttttttatatttttaattgaaactaatataaatgaggtaaaaaaattatttaataaaattttagggacGAAGTATTATGTAGCTtgaggggtttttttttttcaacaaatttataaaaatttaacaaaatttttaataaatgtaataTATGGATGAAAAAATCAATTCTTTTCAAATGTAAAAAAGGAGAATATGTGATTTCATTATACCTttagtggaaaatagtcatttaacctatatattttaaaaaaaaaaaaggtttacaatttggtttggtttgaaaatggtttaaattgtaaatatttttttctaaattgtatcaattcaaccaaactattttataaattaaactaaatcaaataataatttttggacttttcaat from Mangifera indica cultivar Alphonso chromosome 8, CATAS_Mindica_2.1, whole genome shotgun sequence includes:
- the LOC123222876 gene encoding alpha-dioxygenase 1-like yields the protein MEFLKALFSKPLHHFIHKDFHEIVARMTLIDRFLFLIVHSIDKLGIWPHLPVFLGLFYLEIRRHLHQEYNLFNVGKTPIGLRFNPADFPYRTADGKYNDPFNEAAGSEATFFGRNILPVDQENKLLKPDPMVVATKLLARKKFVDTGKQFNMIAASWIQFMIHDWVDHMEATNQIELTAPIEVASQCPLAAFKFYQTKEVPTGFYEIKSGYINIRTPWWDGSAIYGSTAEKLQKVRTFKDGKLKISKDGLLLHEANGNALTGDARNSWAGVSTLQALFVQEHNAVCDALKKEYPDLDDEQLYRHARLVTSAVIAKIHTIDWTVELLKTDTLLAGMRANWYGLLGKKFKDTFGHVGGVILSGLVGSKKPENHGVPYSLTEEFVAVYRMHSLIPDDLRLRDITAAPGPNKSPPLKRKVPIQNLIGHKGEKLLSEIGFEQQMVSMGHQACGALQLWNYPIWMRDLVAQNVDGTDRPNHVDMPALEVYRDRERKIARYNQFRRALLLIPISKWEDLTDDKEEIKLLKEVYGDNVEQLDLLVGLMAEKKIKGFAISETAFVIFLLMATRRLEADRFFTSNFNEETYTKKGLQWVNTTESLKDVLDRHYPKITEKWMNSTSAFSVWDSPPNAYNPIPLYLRVAK